A segment of the Chlorogloeopsis sp. ULAP01 genome:
GCTCAAAGTGGACAACCATTCTTTGGAGGCGTTCATAAAATAAATTAAATCTTCTTTCATATAAATTGACAGAAACAAAACCAAACGCTCTTTTCAAATCATCAATAATTGCTGCCTCAATCAATTCAGGCTGTAATAAGGATTTTTGAGTATATTGTTGATAAAATGTAGATAAAATTCTACTATATGCATCTCCTAGCAGATGAGAATCTCGGTGTATTCCACAAACAACCATTATTTCTTCTGCCAGTGAAGATATCAACGGGATAACTACAAATGCATTAGAAATACCTCTTTTGCATTCATGAATTTGATAAATACCATGACGAGCAGAGTTAAAAACCGATTGTTGCAAAATATTAGGTAGAATTTTTACTTTTAAATTATCAATATAATCTTGAAAATTATCTCCAATAAATTCACTTCTTGATTGCACCATCCAGGTATCCTGATTTTGATGTTGCAATATAAAGACAAAATCAGATTCGGAAATCTGTCGAATTATTTCAAGTAAGCGATTCTCAATCTTCAAATCAATATTTAAATTATTAAGTGATGAGTTTTTTGTCAAATTCTCATCTTTTAACCGGGTGATTAACTCGTTTATAAAAGATTCATAAGGCTCAAGAAAATTATGTAGATAATAAGTTTGTGGATGTAAATTATTGATGTTTCCTAAAGTAAATTTGGCAAAGTTTATCTTATTTATGGTTGATGGAGTCTTTGGCTGTTTATTTGTAGACCGTGTTTTTGCTAACTGAATCTTGTAGCCCTCTCTAACAGCATAAATGCCTGGTTTCATATTTGGTGCTACTTCCTGCACTCTCTTGCGGGCATACTCGTGCAGTTCATTGACGGAAATCATACCATCGTTATCTGTGTCAGCGGTACCTGTCTCAATTCCTTCTACAAGGTAATGAGTGTAAATTGAGAAGCCTTCTCCTTTTTGCTCAAAAGAATACTGAGTGGCAGTTGAAGAAGTTAAAACTGCCCGTCCTTCTACTTCTAATGGTTTCTTGGTTTCTACTAGTTGATTTTTAATATCCAGGCTACCGTTGTCTTTAGCCTTCATGCCTTCTGCAAACGCACCGCTAAAGCAACAATCGAGAATAATGACTTGCCGCCGAGAACGACTATTTTCCATCACATCATGGATCGTGCTGGCAGCAGTTGCGCTAGTTTTGATCAATTCTCCATTCCCATTTTTGTGGGTAAGGCTTGTTGCTAGGAAAAGCCTGCCGCTATCGTCTTTAATTCCGTGACCAGAGAAGTACAGTAGCACTAAATCATCTTTGTAGCAATTAGAAAATAATTTCTCAATCGCCTCTTCCATTGCTTGCCGTTGAGGATTTTCTAGAACTGTGATATCTGCCTCAGCAAAACCGCCCATATCTGGATGCTGCAAGACTCGCTGCATAGCTTTGATATCTTGAATAGCGCCAGGCAACGGGTTTAAACTAGGCTCATCGTACTCACTCACCCCAATCAGCAAAGCAACTTTCGCCATTTACCTACCTTACTTGTTGTTGAGAAATTCTTGGGCTTTTTGCATAGCAAATTCAAACTCTTCCTTACTACTTGCTTCTACGCTCATTTCTCTACCATCAGGAGCTTTTACTGTCAGTTTAATTGGTTTATTGTTCAAGCGATCGCCCAAAAATCCAAACAATTTCTTGATATTTGCCGTAC
Coding sequences within it:
- a CDS encoding EAL domain-containing protein — protein: MAKVALLIGVSEYDEPSLNPLPGAIQDIKAMQRVLQHPDMGGFAEADITVLENPQRQAMEEAIEKLFSNCYKDDLVLLYFSGHGIKDDSGRLFLATSLTHKNGNGELIKTSATAASTIHDVMENSRSRRQVIILDCCFSGAFAEGMKAKDNGSLDIKNQLVETKKPLEVEGRAVLTSSTATQYSFEQKGEGFSIYTHYLVEGIETGTADTDNDGMISVNELHEYARKRVQEVAPNMKPGIYAVREGYKIQLAKTRSTNKQPKTPSTINKINFAKFTLGNINNLHPQTYYLHNFLEPYESFINELITRLKDENLTKNSSLNNLNIDLKIENRLLEIIRQISESDFVFILQHQNQDTWMVQSRSEFIGDNFQDYIDNLKVKILPNILQQSVFNSARHGIYQIHECKRGISNAFVVIPLISSLAEEIMVVCGIHRDSHLLGDAYSRILSTFYQQYTQKSLLQPELIEAAIIDDLKRAFGFVSVNLYERRFNLFYERLQRMVVHFEPVIHLDAEDLFISGWEALARNPESLTAPSDLFQAAELWGPRFTIELDQHFLRVATESYRQARKTKQRRAGDIVPLSVNVYPESLIRSAYFETVSQILKAKVISPRNLILEISEKTALPEYQGSIRIKNPLNFFKNKLLDYVSKLKIRFAIDDFGVGYASVSRLAGLSPSHVKIDREILHHQPGDVIIRFVHEIVGANNLNPAQIIIEGVDEHTPISLHRLKALGVSYVQGHIVGRDEPEVYRLSYEKTEELKKRILGESF